Proteins found in one Neodiprion lecontei isolate iyNeoLeco1 chromosome 6, iyNeoLeco1.1, whole genome shotgun sequence genomic segment:
- the LOC107217119 gene encoding band 7 protein AGAP004871-like isoform X1, which translates to MVHYGCAKTDSGGIECFVEFKESTSARLSVNRRKIGAMARFIELLATIGSFILMLVTLPFSLCFTFKVVQEYERAVVFRMGRLKGGAYGPGTFFVMPCVDNCVLVDMRTVSFDVPPQEILTKDSVTVSVDAVVYYRIKEPLNAVVKIANYSHSTRLLASSTLRTVLGTRSLAEILSERETISHTMQSSLDEATDPWGVKVERVEIKDVRLPVQLQRAMAAEAEAAREARAKVIAAEGEMRASRALKEASDVISESPAALQLRYLQTLNSISAEKNSTIIFPLPVDLLAPFLSLGQHQFRQPLPHTS; encoded by the exons ATGGTCCATTACGGCTGTGCGAAGACGGACAGCGGTGGAATCGAATGCTTCGTGGAGTTTA AAGAATCAACGAGCGCTCGCCTGTCCGTTAACAGACGTAAGATTGGCGCCATGGCCAGGTTCATAGAGCTTCTGGCAACTATCGGTTCGTTTATACTGATGTTGGTGACGCTCCCCTTTTCCCTCTGCTTTACGTTCAAAGTCGTACAGGAATACGAACGCGCCGTTGTGTTCAGGATGGGCCGTCTCAAAGGTGGTGCTTATGGTCCAG GGACCTTTTTCGTCATGCCTTGCGTGGACAACTGCGTCCTCGTCGATATGAGGACCGTATCCTTCGACGTACCGCCGCAGGAGATCCTCACCAAGGACTCTGTCACCGTCAGCGTCGACGCGGTCGTCTATTACCGAATCAAGGAGCCCCTCAACGCGGTGGTAAAGATAGCGAACTACAG TCATTCCACCCGGCTTCTGGCATCCAGCACCCTGCGCACCGTCCTCGGCACACGTAGTCTGGCGGAAATACTCTCGGAGCGAGAAACCATATCGCACACGATGCAGAGCTCGCTCGACGAGGCGACCGACCCTTGGGGCGTTAAGGTGGAACGCGTCGAGAT AAAGGACGTCCGGCTGCCGGTTCAACTGCAGCGAGCTATGGCAGCGGAAGCCGAGGCTGCGAGAGAAGCCCGGGCCAAAGTAATCGCCGCTGAGGGTGAGATGCGCGCATCTCGTGCTCTCAAAGAAGCGAGTGACGTCATATCCGAAAGCCCGGCAGCTCTTCAG CTGCGTTACCTGCAAACTCTGAACAGCATTTCTGCGGAGAAGAATTCCACGATTATATTCCCCCTGCCCGTTGACCTTCTCGCACCTTTTCTATCACTTGGACAGCACCAATTCCGCCAGCCGCTTCCACATACCTCCTAG
- the LOC107217119 gene encoding band 7 protein AGAP004871-like isoform X2: protein MARFIELLATIGSFILMLVTLPFSLCFTFKVVQEYERAVVFRMGRLKGGAYGPGTFFVMPCVDNCVLVDMRTVSFDVPPQEILTKDSVTVSVDAVVYYRIKEPLNAVVKIANYSHSTRLLASSTLRTVLGTRSLAEILSERETISHTMQSSLDEATDPWGVKVERVEIKDVRLPVQLQRAMAAEAEAAREARAKVIAAEGEMRASRALKEASDVISESPAALQLRYLQTLNSISAEKNSTIIFPLPVDLLAPFLSLGQHQFRQPLPHTS from the exons ATGGCCAGGTTCATAGAGCTTCTGGCAACTATCGGTTCGTTTATACTGATGTTGGTGACGCTCCCCTTTTCCCTCTGCTTTACGTTCAAAGTCGTACAGGAATACGAACGCGCCGTTGTGTTCAGGATGGGCCGTCTCAAAGGTGGTGCTTATGGTCCAG GGACCTTTTTCGTCATGCCTTGCGTGGACAACTGCGTCCTCGTCGATATGAGGACCGTATCCTTCGACGTACCGCCGCAGGAGATCCTCACCAAGGACTCTGTCACCGTCAGCGTCGACGCGGTCGTCTATTACCGAATCAAGGAGCCCCTCAACGCGGTGGTAAAGATAGCGAACTACAG TCATTCCACCCGGCTTCTGGCATCCAGCACCCTGCGCACCGTCCTCGGCACACGTAGTCTGGCGGAAATACTCTCGGAGCGAGAAACCATATCGCACACGATGCAGAGCTCGCTCGACGAGGCGACCGACCCTTGGGGCGTTAAGGTGGAACGCGTCGAGAT AAAGGACGTCCGGCTGCCGGTTCAACTGCAGCGAGCTATGGCAGCGGAAGCCGAGGCTGCGAGAGAAGCCCGGGCCAAAGTAATCGCCGCTGAGGGTGAGATGCGCGCATCTCGTGCTCTCAAAGAAGCGAGTGACGTCATATCCGAAAGCCCGGCAGCTCTTCAG CTGCGTTACCTGCAAACTCTGAACAGCATTTCTGCGGAGAAGAATTCCACGATTATATTCCCCCTGCCCGTTGACCTTCTCGCACCTTTTCTATCACTTGGACAGCACCAATTCCGCCAGCCGCTTCCACATACCTCCTAG